One segment of Nostoc flagelliforme CCNUN1 DNA contains the following:
- a CDS encoding response regulator codes for MNTKRILIIDDEETIQTVVQFGIKMAAGWKVFTASSGFEGIQTAQTEKPDVILLDVMMPDMDGIATFKELQSHSETEQIPVILLTAKAQTAEKRQFNDLGVSGVITKPFNSLDLPEQISRILHW; via the coding sequence ATGAATACGAAGCGGATTTTAATTATTGATGACGAAGAAACCATTCAAACCGTTGTGCAATTTGGCATCAAAATGGCAGCAGGTTGGAAAGTTTTCACTGCTAGTTCTGGCTTTGAAGGCATTCAGACTGCCCAAACCGAAAAACCTGATGTGATTTTGTTGGATGTGATGATGCCAGACATGGATGGTATTGCTACCTTTAAAGAACTCCAGTCTCATTCTGAAACAGAACAAATACCAGTGATTCTTTTAACTGCCAAAGCACAAACGGCAGAAAAGCGTCAGTTTAATGATTTGGGAGTTAGTGGTGTAATTACAAAACCCTTTAACTCACTGGATCTACCGGAGCAAATTAGTAGAATCCTCCATTGGTAG